AAATGTTGAATCTGAAGAAGTTTAAAGCTTTTATAGTTTCTAGCCTGATTCAACACACCTTCAGGTGTTCAGCTGTTATTTAAATCTGCTTTCTGGACAGCAGCTGCCATAAACAACAGGGAGGAGAAATATCTGACAGAGAAATATCACAAGTTCTGCTTTAATCTCTCTCTACATTTATCAACTGGATCTTcattcttaaagggacagaaaCAAGTCAAGATGACCcataacatttaaatatctgcagaaCGTCTTATGATACGGTTCAGTTTTCAATTGGATCTTTGTACGTTTAGTGCAACAGCagagtctttaaaaaaatatgttttctcacAGAGTCCAAGATTTTTGGTTGGAGGTTAAAATGTGGTTTTTACTCAATATCAAGGACATTCCTCTGTGTAAGAAccacatttttagattttagacaAATTATCTAAAGCCATGAAACTTTGAGTGGGTCAACAGAGTTCTTCTTATCTAAATTTCACAATCATCAGATGTTCATAGTGTTGCTTGATTTCAGttaataatctaataatcctTTAGATTATTATTCAAAAGAAGACAAAGTTCATGtaggaaacaaagcaaacttacagtttgttcaaatgcTCCTAAGAGTTGAAGACGGACATCTGCACAACAGACTGTGATACATTGGACCTGCGTCCTGGTATGAGGGGAGCTTCATACCAGGACTGGACAGGGAGGAGGGTGGGGCAGCGAGAGGAGCGACAGTGGAGTTCCAGGAAGTCTTAAGGCTCAAAGTCTCTTCAGTCTTTCCAGTTGCTTATTATGATCCTGTTAACGCTGTGGGTTTCTGTTTTGATCATGTCCTTGTTGTTCATTAACTGTcttaaatttttccattttaattaattCCTTTGTGTTTATTAGTTGTTGTCATTATTATTCTTTTCCTCCGATTTGTAACTTCTATTTAACCCAAGGAGCATCAAACCCAATGTTTtccatgattttaatattttatattaaacataAGTAACAAATCTAATTAATATTGAAACTACAGGTAAACTTCATTTGGACATAAGTTAATTCTAATTCTTTACATACCACATATTtagtatatatatttaagagaaaatagaaacaatCTGATCTAAATGGGTTGTGAGTTGATagattttattgagatttcCTAATTAAAAGTCAGCAGGGGCCACAAACACCCTATACATGATGAATGCAGTTAAAAGTAAAACCTCAGATTAACTGTATtcatgaaatcatttttttaacagtaagAATGTGtgataaagatattttttcatttgataGCTAATAATTGAGAGAACTGTGGTAAATATAGGAacaatacataaatatttttacaggacCAGTagatgtaaagaaaaaagaatgtcTTTGTTTACTTCTAATTGATCAACATACATTGATCACGCATGTGCTTGAGCTGTACATGCTGTTCACTGGCAGAAGAAAACTTTCTGGATACAACCAGAGTTCAGATGTACTTCATgaattgtaacattttaaaaaaagcagcacACGTTTGGTGTGACTGACCACCAAACGTGTGTTATCAGAGATAAATGAAGATgagtttaatttgtaaaaaaaaaaaatggtatgaTTAATCCAATCATATCATGAGTACTATGCATATTGTATTTGGACTTGGACTTTTAATGAACATCCTAAAAATACTTTagaggtaagaaaaaaataacctggTCACTTCAGCATAAGGAGATACGCATTGTCTCCATAATCTTTTGtgatcatgaaaataaataatcaaataaatgaatgaatttgctttattaatcccagagggaaattcaTATTTCAGTACAGCCCATCCAGTAAACAGGTGCCTGAGGCTGCAGATCCAACTGTTCCTGTTTACGATTCAATAACTTTGaaacttttgtgaaaaaaaaaaaatatatataaaaaacaaacaaacaagcaatgTAACTTACTGGTTGTATTAATGCTTCAGAATGTACCATGTATCCATAGTCAGTCATGTAGGACATGTTTAATATCTTAAGAGATTTTGcagaaacatcaaaataaagaattacattttaagcCACATTAAAAACCATCTGAACGCTGAACTATTCAGTATATCTTCAACTACCACCAGTTTagcattgtgtttatttattgcagttaGCATTTAAGTTCATGCTCCACTCAAACACAACTATGCTGCTTGTAAAGCAAGAGCACTGCTGTTGAGTTGAAAATTGATAGATAAGAAGAAAccacagaagcagaaaaacattggaggctgtttttgcatttgtatCTAAGCAATGGGAACCTGAACCTCTGTACTGCCACAAATATATTTCCTCAAACAAGTGGAAATGTATAAATGcatgcattttaataaaatgttagtgtatgcataaaatcttttcaataaatacataaacatcatgaattttaaaatttatgcattttgttCAGATTATCTCTGCTCAGTGTTTTATGTTGCATGTTGATCATCGACTCAACTTCCTGCCACACGTCTCACCACACTGATGCTCTGTAAGTATAGAGGCAAAAACCTTTTGGTGCGGAAAACTGTTTGAAACTGACTTTGACATGTATACTGTGTCCAGTGTGGACTGGTGCTGTTAATTACCTAATCAActttaggtaaaaaaataaaataagataaatcaGCAAAACTCAAGATTTAGTGAGTGGAGAACAAAGCAGGAAGACGTCTGTGTGGAGGTAGGAACTTACTGCTTGGAAAATATAAGGTTGATCGTGtcaattaatgattaaaaacaacGTTAATGATTGTTTTTAAGTGATAATGTGTAAGTTATGAGACATTTTCTGCTGACTGCAACCCAAAAtgataaataagaaaaaataagtgATGTATTTGAACCCTTTTTAAGGAAACTTgagtgtaaaatgtgtttttaacattttaagccAGTTAACACCGAATTTAAAAGCCAAAACTTCCACAATCCTACAGTGTTTGTGTTctggttttaatttgtttgtattttgaatatttatttcacctttttggttcatttctttACATGTAATTACTTTGTTCTCTCTTTgcattcttatttttaaatgtattattataaATTTGAATACTTCCTCCACAGCTCCCATCTTGTTGTCGGTCTCCTTCCCTAAGCCTGCTTGCTTGCCTTCACACCCATCTATTAAATGATACTAAATATCAAATTGTTGCTACTGAAACAAATTATTCACAAGATACCACCTATCAGTATGAACagaaacatctgatttaataatcaattattgCATCACGAAGCACCAATTTCAATCAAcaagaacttttattttaactatttgtaTTGCTGaagcatttaatgttttttatttatcattaattCATTTGAACTCAAAGAAGTTTTATTATTCATGTGAATTAAGAATCTGGAAGAGACAGAGTCTCCTGAAGACATTTGGAACTAGTGGAATATGAATTATGTTACActcttttttattgaaattgtttATATCAGATCTCATCCtaaaatttgttcattttcaacTTATTTCATTTCCAGTTTTAGTTCACAAACAACATCTGAAGCTTATTTTTGAATATCTTGTTTTATGTCTGTGAGAAACATGTGTGACTTGTTTCTCATCCTTCCTGTTCATTTATCGTTGATGTATCATGTTCTGATCTCAGAAACCAACACAGGAGATGGATCATGCTGACGTTGTTTATCTGGTCATGTGGCTCAACATTCGGGTCTGCCTTCCTATCACAGTTCTGGTCATCGGGCTCTGCTGCACGGTACATATCCACATTCATATTGCCTTAAAATTAAGCtaacttttttgtttctgtgtgccTACACATCCTCTAAATTAACCTGTTTTAACAAAGAGTTCATTATTCCATGAACTCTAAAATGTTTCAAGGACTTTTGAAAGAGAAGctggcccacagcatcacagatcttCTTCTGTACTTTACAATGAGCATGAGGTGCTTTTCCAACATACTGACAAACAGTTTCCTTGGCTAAGAATTGCTGATAAAATCATGCAGTCCAACAAATCCTGAAAGTTGTGACCGGAGGACATGGGTCCGGTTAAGAATCCTCATAATAGCAGACcagaggttttttttcacattactccaaaacaaatgtttgttccAGTAACTTGGTGACTCCAagataacaaaattaaaatatgtttttctggaACATATTAATGATgtcccaaaaagaaaaatgtagattaattaaaaaaaaatctgagtggGATTCTTTAAAATTCATATTATGGGctaactaaaaatgtttagtaATTAAAAATTGGAGTTGTGTAAAGGTTTTACAGTGTTGGAATATTCTGCTGCAAGGCTTTTTGTACATATCTACATGCGGTGCCATTAATTGTTGAGGATCTGTACGATATTTTTAacgatttatttttgtaatatcaACTTGAATATATGATTGAGATATAATGTTTATGAGACTGTTTATTCTTTGAAAAACCGGTCTCCTGCAGGTACGACTGGAAAACCTTCCTGTCATCAAGTACATGAACCTTCTGGTCTCCAATCTGATCCAGTTCGGCTCCATGATCGTCTGGGTGGCACAAAAGGATGACAGAGAGATCCCCGTCTTGTCTGTGGCTGTGTATTACTGCAGTGTGATGGCCAGTCTGGGCTTCCGGGTCTGCATCACTCTGGAGAGGTATCAGTGGCTTCTCTGTGTTTTGAAGCAGGGACAGTTTCTGTGTAGTGATATAAATGTCTCTCTGTCTCCTGTTGCAGGTATTTTGTGATTGTCCCTCCAAAGCGGCAGTGCATCAGACAACCTATAAGTTCTGCATTGATTTGCTTTATGGTGTGgagtgtttgttttacagctgtaCCGTTTCTGAGAGCCTATGAATATGTTATACCCATTTTTGTTTTCGTAGTTTTTGCTCTGGCCATCCTCTCGGTCCCCGTCATGGTTTTCTGTCTCGCTCGGAGCATCAGATCGTTTCCTGCTGCCGCCTCTGTGTCCACAGAGGAGAAACGCAGAGTTGTGggggttttggttttctttgtggtCAGTTACACTGAGATGATCCTGTCCACAGACGTTTGGTCTGTTTTAGTCACCAGGTCTTTTTTATTCTATCTGTCTGACTTCAAAGTAatagtttattcttttttactGAATCCTTTTGTGGAcctggttctgtttgtgttcATGTGTAAAGGTCCCATTGATAAGCTGTTGGGacatctgtgctgctgcagcatggAACACACTTCAGATAGAGTAATTGAGGGGATTTACGAGGGGGAATGATGATGAACACATTTAGAGATTGACAGCATGTTAGGAGGCAGTATTTAAACAGATAGACCactaaaaaaacagaactttaaAAGTCTTCTACAACATCATAAAGTAGccagaagtcttttttttaatttttatcatttaacgTTTAATTTCAGTTTGATGTCCTGTATGAACTTTCTTTTGAGTTCTATTTTTTAGCTTATCTGCCTATGCAGCAAATATAAGATGTGAAAATGTCCTGTAGCTACTTATGTAAATCTTCCTCTCCTAATATACCAGCAAATGCAACTGACTTAACAATAACTCAGTAAGCAGTActttctttatttgtatttgtattttattttattttatttgctagTCTGATGACCTGTAgacatttaagacttttaatgACTACATGTGGCTCCAGGGATAAGATTTCTGTCAGAGTTGCTTCTGTTGGTTGTTTGTATTGTGATAAGGAACTAAATGCTCCAACATGGGAATATTGGATCAGAAAACAACCTTataaagttaaatcagatgAGTTCATCTATATGTTCTCCATGTGATTCTCGTGATTCCTTTGATAAGTATTAAATGTGTTACAATCAGatgaacattaatttatttcctcCAGAAGAACAGAGACATACTCTGTCACCATATTGCTAATCTGCCCCTTTTGCTCCAAATATAATAGCTTTAACATGTCATTCATGATGCTTTTAATGGTGTTATTGTAAAAAGTGAGTATGTCTgtagaaaaagttgttttactcaaacatgtaCTTGTGTATAATTCATAAAGACATGTAATAGAGAGTTATGTATGTAACAGAGGCTTTGGATGCAGTTAGATCCTTACCCAGACATTTGATAGCATTTAAcaaaaagtgggaaaaaaaagcctgGCAGCTAAGAGTGCCCTCTACTGGAAGAGATTTTTACAATTGCATGTTTTACATAACCTGATGCATCTGTGAACACATCTGAACAATTCTGTGTTTTGAtggaataattatttaataaaaatgtctgatatTAGTTGCTGTTTTTCATTACTGAATTATACTCCCCTttgtaaaaagttttctaatttattgcTAAGGCTTAGTAAATTATCTTCCATTCTTCAACAGGAATAATAAGCCTTTCTTTAGTTCTATTAAGGGAATAACATTTAACAAAGAAATATACATACTTTTCAAGGTGGACACCCTGCACAGTAACAACttgttttttcagattaaagcaTAAACAGAACTCTATTTATTTTAGGCATTTTGTGTCAACATAAGTTTAAGTTCCTCAGTTAAGAAACAGCTTTAAGTTGGAAGTTCAcctattatttttatgtcagtCAAGAAAATTTATTGAAACTTCAGTTGAAGTTTTGTGCTCTCTAAAACAGCTGAACCAGAACAGTAAAAGTAAAGGTGCATCATTAACTTCATGTTAAATGTTGGCCCCCACATTCATATGGTGATGGTGGtgagctacattgtagccatagctgccctggggcagaaGTGAGGGTGTGATTCCTTCCCTCAGGCCCCCACCGTCAGGCAAGGCTGGTGGTGGCAGGTGAAGTTGTGGGAACAAAAGCATGCAGGGTGTGGATTAATCAGTTCTTAGCATTAAATCGAAGATTTTGCTCGATTTTATTCGGCCCCCAATATGACACTATTCGGAGGcccacagagaaaataaaatcactatAACATATGCCAGTGAAGTCGCACCAAGACCATTTACTTCATTGCATTTCAGTTTAATAGTTAGTattatgaacatttattttacatttaattgtattttttgctttgataaaaatgtttttggatctttttcccctctgaagaaaataataaagtatttctttaaTGTTCAGCCTTTTCAAAGAGGAACTTTTTAAGGCTGTAGAAACCTGATCTCAAACAGTCTTCATTTAAATCAACTGTCAGCCCGATTAGTCTCCAGAAAACACTAATCTGGATTTACACGGCCTAATTTTGCTTGAAATGAGCCTTGATGAACCCTGTTGCTTCGgctgcttctttgtttttgttgtatgtCTGTAaagtattttgcttttttcctgaTTTCCTCTGTTGCACAACGTCGTGTCGCTTTGTGGGACGGGAAATGTTTGACTTGCTGATCTGTGGTTGCATGTATTTATAATATAGTACACTTAATTCTTCATGCAATCTTTTACTTATTTCTTTCAAAGTAATCAGCGTTTTCTTCTGTTTAGAGAGAAGAAGATAAAATATTCAATCAcatattaaatatgatttacAATAATTTTTGTTAAAGCTGGTTTTATTCcgtttgtgtatttttgcatCACCAGAATGCAGCAGGTTGTACACTGATCAGTCAGACATGTTTGTTCATTATTGTAAATGTTAATGAATGTTTCCTGCAGGTGCAGCTGGATCTTGCTCCTCATACCTGTTACATCAACCTCCTTATCTCTGATGTAATTCATCTCCTCGCTCTTCTTACTGTAAAGGAACAAGCATTCATCTTCTGTCTCTATCGAACTCTCTCAAATTGCTCCCTGCAGCCACATCATTACCTGCTGAGGAAAAACATAGAGCTGTGGGAAGTTTTGGACCTTTTTCCCctctgaagaaaataataaagtatttctttaaTGTTCAGCCTTTTCAAAGAAGAACTTTTTAAGGCTGTAGAAACCTGATCTCGAACAGTcttcatttaaataaactgtttatttctgctgctggtGACTTACTGCATCATGATTCTCCCAATAACTTGTTAATTCATTAATCCAGATTTCTATTTATACTATATGAATTATAACAGATCCTTGATCCTCTTTCTCCTCAATCCTGTAATGGAtctgattctgtttgttttttatgtaaaggCCCCATTGACACGATGCTGATGTGTTTGTTGCTGTGGGAAGGAAATCATTGCATGAACCAGGAAGTAACAACAGCATAAGTTTAATCGTAATACAGACATGAGAGTGGACGAGgaatagaaaaataagagaaaaagacagaaattagATTAAACATGTGAAGAAATATATGCAAACCATGTTCAAACAAAATCATTCCATCGTATAAACCACTTTTTTACGCACcaaattgatttaatttgtggAGGAATTGCTTTACCTGATCAGCATTTCTAAGTATGAGTGACAATAACCGGGTCCTTAAAACACTGAACACACTCCACTGGCTTTCCTTTTATGACAGATCAATGTGGTGAACAGAAGTTTGTTTGAAATCTACACCTGAATCATTGTGACAGTAGTAGTTTATGAACATGAGACATGAGGCCATTGGTGGGTTTGAAAATGAAGTTAAGAAATGTTAagactgtaaaaacaaaaatgtgtttggtggtttattttgtacaaaaatattaaatgtaactGTTTCATAAAATATGCTGATCTGCATAAACCTGTAAACTCTTGTTATGATATGTGCTTTATAATACCTTTCTCATTATTTCTTTTGCTCAGTGGTGTGAGAACATTTTAGTAagcctgtgtttttgttttgtttttagatcttAGGC
The Xiphophorus hellerii strain 12219 chromosome 22, Xiphophorus_hellerii-4.1, whole genome shotgun sequence genome window above contains:
- the LOC116712810 gene encoding uncharacterized protein LOC116712810 translates to MDHADVVYLVMWLNIRVCLPITVLVIGLCCTVRLENLPVIKYMNLLVSNLIQFGSMIVWVAQKDDREIPVLSVAVYYCSVMASLGFRVCITLERYFVIVPPKRQCIRQPISSALICFMVWSVCFTAVPFLRAYEYVIPIFVFVVFALAILSVPVMVFCLARSIRSFPAAASVSTEEKRRVVGVLVFFVVSYTEMILSTDVWSVLVTRSFLFYLSDFKVIVYSFLLNPFVDLVLFVFMCKGPIDKLLGHLCCCSMEHTSDRVIEGIYEGE